DNA from Halomonas sp. GFAJ-1:
CCACAACAGCGTGACGGCGATATTGAGCGGCATAAATAGACGCACGCGAAACGGGTGCAGAAACTTCATTTTGGTCACGGTCAGCACCGCCAGGACGAGGATCGCTGCAAACGTGATGAAGGGGGGTAAATCAAGAATATAAAAATAGGCCGCGGCAATATTCCAAGCGGCGGGAAAGCCAACGAAGTAATTATCCTGGCTTTTCATATCGACGTTGCAGAAGCAGAACATCGACGATAGAAGAATAATAAAGACGGAGATCAGCCCTAAATAGGGTGGCAACTCAATGAAGTAGTAAATAAACAGAGCGGGAATAAACGCCCAGGTGAGGTAATCAATCACCATATCCAGCGTCGACCCATCGAAGTGGGGCAGTACGGACTTCACCTCATATTTGCGTGCCAGGGTGCCATCAATCCCGTCGATCATCATCGCCGCCCCTAGCCAGAGTAGGCATGCGACGGGATTATTGTCGATCAGTGAAAGCAGCGCCATTGTGCCAAGCAGCACCCCGCTGGCGGTAAATACGTGCACGCTCCACGCCTTATATATCGAAGCGCGGGATTCGGTATTTGAAGAAAGCGATTGGACCACGGTAACCCCAGTGGGAACGCGTCGTCCCCTTGCTGTTAGATGGATTAATAAGCGTTTAA
Protein-coding regions in this window:
- a CDS encoding phosphatidylcholine synthase — translated: MHVFTASGVLLGTMALLSLIDNNPVACLLWLGAAMMIDGIDGTLARKYEVKSVLPHFDGSTLDMVIDYLTWAFIPALFIYYFIELPPYLGLISVFIILLSSMFCFCNVDMKSQDNYFVGFPAAWNIAAAYFYILDLPPFITFAAILVLAVLTVTKMKFLHPFRVRLFMPLNIAVTLLWCVCTTSLILSSTDHAVWALWGLGLTSVYFAGMCVWRTVQEKPSLQG